A genomic segment from Acyrthosiphon pisum isolate AL4f chromosome A3, pea_aphid_22Mar2018_4r6ur, whole genome shotgun sequence encodes:
- the LOC100160056 gene encoding lysosome membrane protein 2 produces the protein MLPGTCDKSNDMKVNAPSGGWSAIKLLEKLKFCNSGIIKIGTLERERSSTNKQELCETSSNSIPSGFLFLVVLIALSGIFTIIMWFTEFYMFQILQFVTITQGSASYNMWQNPPVKPYVSIYPFNYTNINRVLKYGDTPIVQELGPFVYRETVERLNVEFNANGTVTYQERRSNEFVPEMSQGDPERLTITVPNLPLISAISKTADTFFFTQKVMSLLLNGFMVKPFLDLKINDYFWGYEDSIYTFAQSLASTVHRDAHLSKFGIITGRRGVSPNQITIHSGVGNLNELGIITRYNGLDALDVWKTDECNRLDGSDGSQFPPTTLSRKSKLFVFHMDLCRRFPLVYKEDIETVPGVTAFRFQAPRNVFDTPNTNPDNDCYYTSENFPPSGVFNSSPCNGAPVMMSFPHFYLGDPELRRDILGLSPDPELHETFVDVHSKLGVSLGGRSRFQVNVLLKKVDGISHFKNFKQGIILPVAWIEVKVDKLPDDIKRSLQQTSISINLGEILLKWTSLLTLTLSMVFLVRKIILKDCFMSNEKQILPMNK, from the coding sequence ATGTTGCCAGGAACGTGTGATAAATCGAACGATATGAAAGTAAACGCTCCGAGTGGCGGATGGTCAGCTATAAAATTACtcgaaaaattgaaattctgCAACAGTGGTATTATAAAAATCGGGACTCTAGAACGCGAGCGTTCGTCAACCAATAAACAGGAACTCTGTGAAACCAGCAGCAATTCGATACCTTCGGGGTTTCTGTTTCTGGTCGTGTTGATCGCCCTAAGTGGAATATTCACGATCATCATGTGGTTCACGGAGTTTTACATGTTCCAAATCTTACAGTTCGTGACTATAACGCAGGGCAGTGCTTCATACAACATGTGGCAAAACCCGCCCGTCAAGCCATACGTGTCGATTTATCCGTTCAACTATACCAACATCAATCGGGTGTTGAAATACGGCGATACACCCATAGTCCAAGAACTAGGGCCGTTTGTCTATAGGGAGACGGTCGAACGGCTTAACGTTGAGTTCAACGCCAACGGTACGGTCACATACCAGGAGCGGCGAAGTAATGAGTTCGTGCCGGAGATGTCGCAAGGTGACCCAGAACGATTGACCATAACCGTACCAAACTTGCCCCTAATCAGCGCCATATCAAAGACCGCTGACACGTTTTTCTTTACCCAAAAGGTCATGTCGTTGTTATTGAACGGGTTTATGGTAAAACCGTTTCTGGACCTAAAAATTAATGACTACTTTTGGGGCTACGAGGACAGCATATACACTTTTGCCCAAAGTCTGGCGTCAACTGTGCACAGGGATGCCCACCTCTCAAAGTTTGGTATAATTACCGGGCGGCGCGGCGTGTCACCCAACCAGATCACGATCCACAGTGGAGTCGGCAACCTGAATGAGCTCGGAATCATTACCCGCTACAATGGGCTGGATGCACTGGACGTGTGGAAGACAGATGAGTGCAACCGGTTGGATGGCAGCGACGGGTCCCAGTTTCCACCGACCACGTTGAGCCGTAAGTCGAAACTGTTCGTGTTCCACATGGACTTGTGCCGTCGGTTTCCGTTGGTCTACAAGGAAGACATCGAAACAGTACCCGGAGTGACTGCATTCCGTTTCCAGGCACCCAGAAATGTGTTTGACACACCCAACACAAACCCGGATAATGACTGTTATTATACCTCAGAAAATTTTCCTCCATCGGGAGTGTTCAATTCATCGCCATGCAATGGCGCTCCGGTAATGATGTCATTCCCGCATTTCTATTTGGGTGACCCAGAGCTGAGAAGAGATATTCTTGGATTGTCACCAGATCCCGAGCTGCACGAGACCTTTGTTGATGTTCATTCAAAGTTGGGAGTGTCCCTTGGAGGCCGGTCCAGGTTTCAAGTGAATGTCCTGTTAAAGAAAGTCGATGGGATATCGCATTTCAAAAACTTCAAACAGGGAATAATACTGCCAGTAGCATGGATAGAAGTGAAAGTTGACAAACTTCCTGACGACATAAAGAGATCTCTTCAACAGACTTCTATTAGCATAAACCTCGGTGAGATATTGTTGAAGTGGACATCGTTATTGACACTTACATTGTCTATGGTATTTTTAgtcagaaaaattatattaaaagattGTTTTATGTCTAATGAGAAACAAATTTTAcctatgaataaataa
- the LOC100164507 gene encoding proton-coupled amino acid transporter-like protein CG1139, producing MTTEINGDFSINDNHIKVQAAKPAQVSNVNCDKMTLKTSRVNEDKPLLTGTATLYNQNGSNFLSPTARTLPDTNISSGPMNESLEKNVANGGSTSDYNPLLNRQLENPTSNFDTMIHLLKGNIGTGILAMPDAFRNSGWVVGLVCTALLGAVCTHCMHILVRCSHELCVRTQRPSLSFPNVAEMAFEYGPPKLQKYSSAASKFINTFLVMTQLGFCCVYFLFVATNLQEVITHYFSVKLSVQSYLLILLVPMILLNCVKSLKYLTPASFVATILTVIGLGITFFYLLQGLPKTLSVKAFSSWQQLPLYFGTAVYAFEGIGMVLPLENNMKNPESFGGMTGVLNTGMVIVTCLYTSIGFFGYLRYGEAVKLGSITLNLLLKICKLAQSVRAAMAFSIFLSYGLQFYVPIGIVWPALKGYFHSQSSQRNAELSIRVFLVTLTFALAAAIPNLSAIISLVGSFSSSALALIFPPIIELMTFWDHCSGKEFTLMFVKDIIIIIIGFLGFGFGSYASLWNIIEPISS from the exons ATGACT ACCGAGATCAATGGGGACTTCAGCATTAATGATAACCATATCAAAGTCCAAGCAGCAAAGCCAGCGCAAGTGAGTAAT gtaaattGTGATAAAATGACTTTAAAAACGTCTAGAGTGAATGAAGACAAACCACTATTAACTGGTACAGCTACACTCTACAACCAAAATGG aagtAATTTTCTTTCTCCAACTGCTAGAACATTACCTGATACAAACATTTCTAGTGGTCCAATGAATGAATCATTGGAAAAAAATGTTGCTAATGGTGGATCAACATCAGATTATAATCCATTGCTAAACCGACAATTAGAAAATCCAACATC gaattttgataccatgatacatttattaaagGGAAATATTGGTACTGGAATCTTAGCTATGCCTGATGCATTCAGAAATTCTGGTTGGGTTGTAGGTTTAGTATGTACAGCACTTTTGGGAGCTGTTTGCACACATTGTATGCATATATTG GTTCGGTGCTCTCATGAATTATGTGTCAGAACACAAAGGCCATCTCTTTCATTTCCTAATGTTGCAGAAATGGCTTTTGAATATGGACCAcccaaattacaaaaatattcatcAGCTGctagtaaatttattaataccttCCTAGTTATGACTCAACTGGGCTTTTGTTGTGTGTATTTCTTGTTTGTGGCCACTAACTTACAAgag gtgaTAACTCATTACTTTTCTGTTAAATTGTCTGTTCAATCATATTTGCTTATACTACTGGTGCCCATGATACTTTTGAATTGTGTAAAGAGTCTAAAGTACCTGACGCCGGCATCTTTTGTGGCAACCATATTAACTGTGATTGGATTAGGAATAACATTTTTCTACTTACTTCAAGGACTTCCAAAAACATTAAGTGTCAAAGCTTTTTCTTCTTGGCAACAGTTACCCCTTTATTTTGGAACTGCAGTTTACGCATTTGAAGGCATTggaatg GTTTTACCATTGGAAAATAACATGAAAAATCCAGAGTCATTTGGTGGAATGACTGGTGTCTTAAATACTGGAATGGTCATTGTAACATGTCTGTATACGTCAATTGGATTTTTTGGATACTTGCGATATGGAGAAGCTGTTAAATTAGGAAGTATTACACTGAATCTTCTTCTGAAGATTTGTaa GTTAGCCCAAAGTGTCCGGGCAGCAATGGCATTCTCAATATTTTTGTCTTATGGTCTCCAATTCTATGTTCCAATTGGTATTGTATGGCCTGCTTTAAAAGGATATTTTCATTCACAATCTAGTCAACGTAATGCTGAATTGAGTATCAGAGTGTTTCTTGTCACACTAacat ttgCTTTAGCAGCTGCCATTCCAAACCTATCAGCAATCATCTCATTAGTGGGATCATTCAGCAGCTCAGCACTAGCTCTGATCTTTCCACCTATTATTGAACTCATGACATTCTGGGATCATTGCTCTGGTAAAGAGTTTACGCTGATGTTtgttaaagatattattattattattatcggtttTCTTGGATTTGGTTTTGGATCGTATGCGAGTTTATGGAATATCATTGAACCCATAAGCAGTTAA